Genomic window (Staphylococcus debuckii):
AACTGCGTCACCTACACCCATATTCACAACGATTTTATCGATTTTTGGTACTTCCATTACTGAACTGTAATTGAATTCTTTCATCAAGTTCTCAGTAACTTCAGAGTTGAATTTTTCTTTTAAACGGCTCAAAGTGGATCCTCCTTTCAACTAGTTATTAATTATTAGATTTGATTTCTTCGCCTGATTTTTTAGCGATACGAACTTTTTTACCATCTACTACTTTATAGCCAACACGTGTTGGTTCATTAGTTTTAGGGTCTAATAATTGTACGTTAGAAACATGAATTGGTGCTTCTGTTTCTAAGATTCCACCTTCTGGATTGAATTGAGTCGGTTTTTGGTGCTTTTTAATGATGTTTACACCTTCCACAACGACACGGTCTTTTTTAGGTTCTGTAGCTTGAACTACACCTGTTTTACCTTTATCTTTACCTGAGATAACGATTACGTTGTCACCTTTTTTGATATGCATGTGGGCACCTCCTTAGATTTAATTAGTATTGATTATAGTACTTCTGGTGCTAATGAAATAATTTTCATGTAGTTGTTGTCACGTAATTCACGGGCAACTGGTCCGAAGATACGAGTTCCGCGTGGACTTTTATCGTCACGAATCACTACACATGCATTTTCATCAAATTTGATGTAAGAACCATCTTTACGACGAACACCTGATTTAGTACGAACTACAACAGCTTTAACAACTTCGCCTTTTTTGACAACGCCTCCTGGTGTAGCATTTTTAACAGTACACACGATTACGTCGCCGATGTTCGCTGTTTTACGTCCTGATCCGCCTAATACTTTAATTGTAAGTACTTCACGAGCACCAGAGTTGTCTGCTACTTTCAAGCGTGTTTCTTGTTGGATCATGAATTAAACCTCCCTTATCTTTCGATTGATTAAATAATTACTGATTCTTCAACAATTTCTACTAAACGAAAACGTTTTGTTGCTGATAAAGGACGAGTTTCTTGAATTTTAACGATGTCTCCTAATTTAGCTGAATTGTTTTCATCATGAGTTTTATATTTTTTAGAATATTTTACTCGTTTACCGTATAATTTATGAGTTTTGTAAGTTTCTACTAGTACAGTAATAGTTTTGTCCATTTTGTCTGAAACGACTCTGCCTACGTATACTTTACGATCATTTCTTTCACTCACTTTTGTAACCTCCTCTTTCAGTTATTATTGATTAGCCTTGTTTTGTTCAATTTCTCTTTCACGAGCAACAGTTTTTAGACGTGCAATCGTTTTTCTAACTGTACGAATACGTGCAGTTTCCTCTAATTGTCCTGTAGCTAATTGAAAGCGTAGGTTAAAAAGTTCTTCTTTTGAAGATTTGATTTGTTCTTCGATTTCTGAAGTGGTTAAGTCTCTAATTTCCTTAGCTTTCATTTGATTCACCACCCAATTCTTCACGTTTTACAAACTTAGTTTTTACTGGAAGTTTGTGACTTGCTAAACGTAATGCTTCACGAGCAACTTCTTCTGGCACGCCTGCAACTTCAAATAAGATTCTACCTGGTTTAACTACTGCGATCCAGCCTTCAACTGCACCTTTACCAGCACCCATACGTACTTCTAAAGGTTTTTTAGTGTAAGGTGTGTGAGGGAAGATTTTGATCCAAACTTTCCCGCCACGTTTCATATAACGAGTCATCGCAATACGAGCAGATTCGATTTGACGAGATGTGATCCAAGAAGTTGTAATTGCTTGTAATCCATACTCACCGAATGTTACGAAGTTACCGCCTTTAGAACGTCCTGTAGTTTTTGGACGATGTTGACGACGATATTTAACACGTTTTGGTAGTAACATTATTATTTTCCTCCTTCACTATTATTCTTAGTAGGAAGAACTTCTCCACGATAGATCCATACTTTAACACCTAGTTTACCGTATGTTGTATCAGCTTCTGCATGTGCATAATCAATGTCAGCACGCAATGTGTGAAGTGGAACAGTTCCTTCTGAATATCTTTCAGCACGAGCGATATCAGCTCCGCCTAAACGACCTGAAACTTGAGTTTTAACACCTAAAGCTCCTAATTTCATAGCTCTTGAAATAGCTTGTTTTTGTACACGACGGAATGAAGCACGGTTTTCTAATTGACGTGCGATATTCTCAGCAACTAAACGCGCATCTAAATCAACTTTTTTGATTTCGATTACGTTAATGTGTACACGTTTGCTTGTTAATTTATTTAATTTGTTACGAAGTTTTTCAATTTCTGAACCGCCTTTACCAATTACCATACCTGGTTTACCAGTGTGGATTGCAATGTTAATACGGTTTGCAGCACGTTCGATTTCTACGTGAGAAACTGATGCTTCTTTTAATTCGTTATCAATGAACTTACGGATTCTTAAATCTTCGTGTAATAATGTAGAGAAATCTTTCTCAGCATACCATTTTGCATCCCAATCACGGATGATACCAACACGAAGTCCGATTGGATTAATTTTTTGACCCACAGTATTCCCTCCTTAGAAAGTTATTAAGCTTCTTTAGCTTCTTCTTTGCCGTCACTTACGACAATTGTAATGTGGCTTGTACGTTTATTAATAGCACTTGCGCGTCCTTGAGCACGTGGACGGAAACGTTTTAATGTTGGTCCTTCGTTAGCATATGCTTCTTTTACAACTAATTCATCTGTATTCATGTCATAGTTGTGCTCTGCATTAGCTAAAGCGGACATCAATAATTTTTCAACAACTGGTGATGAAGCTTTGTTTGTCAATTTTAAGATGGCAATAGCTTCACCAACGTTTTTGCCTCTGATCAAGTCTAATACTAATCTGACTTTACGAGGTGCGATTCTGATAGTTCTAGCAACCGCTTTTGCTTCCATTTGTTTCTCCTCCTCTACTTATGAAAAGTATCTTATCTTCTAGTCTTTTTGTCGTCTACAGCATGTCCTTTAAATGTACGAGTTGGAGCAAATTCACCTAATTTGTGACCAACCATATCTTCAGTTACATAAACAGGTACATGTTTACGTCCATCGTATACTGCGAAAGTGATACCGATGAAATTAGGGAAAATAGTTGAACGACGTGACCAAGTTTTAATCACTGTTTTTTTCTGATTACCTTCCTGAGCTTCGACTTTTTTCATTAAATGGTTGTCGACGAAAGGTCCTTTTTTAATACTACGAGCCATTTTGGCGCCTCCCTTCTTATTATGTGCGTGCAGCGATTAAGCCGCACACCCAAATAAGTTGATATTATTTTCTTTTACGTCCGCGAACGATAAGTTTATCAGATGATTTTTTACCGCGACGTGTTTTCTTACCAAGAGTTGGTTTACCCCAAGGTGACATTGGAGATGGACGACCGATAGGAGCACGTCCTTCACCACCACCGTGTGGGTGATCGTTAGGGTTCATTACAGAACCACGAACAGTTGGGCGAATACCTTTCCAACGAGAACGGCCGGCTTTACCAACGTTAACAAGTTCGTGTTGGATGTTACCAACTTGACCTACTGTTGCACGGCAAGTTGAAAGAATCATACGTACTTCACCAGAACGAAGTCTTACTAATACGTATTTACCTTCTTTACCAAGTACTTGTGCGCTTGCACCTGCTGAACGAGCGATTTGTCCGCCGCGACCTGGTTTTAATTCAATATTATGGATTGTAGTACCTACTGGAATGTTTGCTAATGGTAAAGCATTACCAGTTTTGATATCTGCTTCTTCACCATTTTCAATAACTTGACCTACTTGCAAACCTTTAGGTGCGATGATGTAGCGTTTTTCACCATCTGCATATACTAACAATGCGATGTTAGCTGAACGGTTTGGATCGTATTGAATAGAATCAACTTTAGCTGTGATTCCATCTTTATTACGTTTAAAATCGATTACACGGTATTGACGTTTGTGTCCGCCACCATGATGGCGTACTGTCAATTTACCTTGGTTGTTACGTCCCGCTCTTTTCGGTAGCGGTTGTAATAATGACTTTTCAGGAGTCGTTTTAGTGATTTCAGCGAAATCCAATGAAGTCATATTACGACGACCATTTGTAATTGGCTTATAATGTTTAAGAGCCATTGTCGCTTACCTCCTTATTGGTAATTTATATTTTTTAGTTGAATAGATCGATTGATCCTTCTTTAAGTGTAACTACTGCTTTACGTCTTTTGTTTGTATAGCCTTGGTAACGGCCCATACGTTTTTTCTTAGGTTTGTAGTTGATGATATTTACTTTGTCTACTTTAACATCGAAAATTTCTTCAACTGCAATTTTAACTTGAGTTTTGTTCGCACGTGTATCTACATCAAAAGTATATTTGTCTTCAGCCATTGCTTCTGAAGATTTTTCTGTGATTACGGGGCGCTTAAGAACGTCTCTTGCTTCCATTATCCGAGCACCTCCTCAACTTTTTTAGCAGCTGCTTCTGTAATTAATACACTGTCAGCGCTAGTGATGTCTAATACGTTTAATCCGTTTACAGTTGTAATTTGAACACCAGGGATATTACGTGCTGATAATTCAACATTTACATCTTCTGATTCAGTTACAACTAAAACTTTTTTAGGTAATTCTAAATTAGATAATACGTTTGTGAATTCTTTTGTTTTTGGTGCTTCTAAACCGAATGCATCAATAACTTTGAATCCATTTTCTTGCACTTTGAAAGATAATGCAGAACGTAATGCTAAACGACGCATTTTCTTAGGCATTTTGTATGAATAGCTTCTTGGAGTCGGTCCGAATACGATACCGCCGCCACGCCATTGCGGAGCACGGATTGTACCTTGACGCGCACGTCCTGTACCTTTTTGTCTCCATGGTTTACGTCCACCGCCGCGTACTGCTGAACGATTCTTAACAGAATGAGTACCTTGGCGTAATGAAGCACGTTGTAAATTGATTGCTTCGAAAAGAACATCTTTGTTTGGTTCAATAGCGAATACTGAGTCGCTTAATTCAACTGAACCTGCTTTTGATCCGTCTACTTTTAATACATCATAATTTGCCATTATGCATTTTCCTCCTTTCGTTAATTAATTATTTATTACCTTTTTTAATTGAAGTTTTGATTTCTACTAATCCTTTTTTAGGACCAGGTACATTACCTTTAACTAAGATAACGTTGTTTTCTGTATCAATTTGTACAACTTCTAAGTTTTGTACTGTCACTGTGTTGCCACCCATACGGCCTGGCATTTTGTGACCTTTAAATACTTTAGAAGCATCTGACGCCATACCTACTGAACCTGGTGCTCTGTGGAAATGAGAACCGTGAGCCATTGGTCCGCGAGCATGTCCATGACGTTTAATGTTACCTTGGAAACCTTTACCTTTAGATACTCCAGTAACGTCAATGATGTCGCCAGCTTCAAATTTATCAACTGAGACTTCTTGACCTACTTCGTATTCATCAACATTGATGTTTCTGAATTCACGAATGAAGCGCTTAGGTGCTGTGCCCGCTTTTTTAGCGTGACCTTCAGCTGGTTTATTAGCATATTTATTAGACTTGCTGTCTTTTTTGTATGCTTGTTTGTCTTCAAAACCTACTTGGATAGCGTTATAGCCGTCTATTTCTTCAGTTTTCTTTTGTAATACTACGTTTTGGCCTGCTTCTACAACAGTTACTGGGATTAAGTCTCCGTTTTCACCGAATACTTGTGTCATCCCGATTTTTCTTCCTAAGATTCCTTTGGTCATCGAAAGTCCACCTCCTAAAATTTTCTATTATAATTTGATTTCGATGTCTACACCTGATGGTAAGTTTAAGCCCATAAGAGCATCAACTGTTTTTGGTGTAGGGTTTACAATGTCGATTAAACGTTTATGTGTACGTTGTTCGAATTGTTCACGTGAATCTTTATACTTATGAACCGCACGAATGATTGTATAAACTGATTTTTCAGTTGGTAACGGAATTGGTCCAGAAACGTCTGCACCAGAACGTTTTGCAGTTTCAACAATTTTTTCTGCTGATTGATCAATTACTCTGTGATCATAAGCTTTTAATCTGATTCTGATTTTTTGTTTTGCCATGATTTTCCCTCCTTATATCGTCTACATTTAGTGATAGACTTCTCCACAAAAACTATCTCACACAACGCCATGGCAAAGCGGCCGGGTGTGTCAGTAACCTTTTGCTTCATCGCGTAATCAAAGTCCAACATTAGATATATTACACGAATCAAGTTGCTGTTGCAACCATTTCGCGAAACTTTTTTAATGCTTGACTTTTCTCTAACACATACCAGTATATTCTACTCTAATATAGCCCTGTATTCAACCCCTTTGAGTAATTTTTCTCTTTAGGGTGTGCAAATTTTTTTATTCCTTTTCCAAATAGATTATACTGAAAATTGACAGGTGGTGATTGAGATGAAATTTGGAATTCGAACTACATTGATTATTTTAAGTATCATTATGATTATCTCCGAACTCGTTTATGGTATCCCGTTCTTAGGAGGTTCTATCATTGTTACATTTGGTTGGCAGCCACTGCTTATTAATGCAGCTATCTATTTTGTAATGGTAGTTATGCTTGCCTTTGATAACCAAAACTCAATTCGTCCTATGTTAGTTATTCCGTTAGTCGGGATTGTAGGTTCTCTCATTGCAATAATCCCTGTTGTCGGAATGGTTACACACTGGATATTATTCTTCTTAATGATTTTATTCTTAATTGTAGTACTAAGCACACCTATTTATGTACCTGATAGAAACGCACGTGTGACTTATGATGAAAATGGTCGCAGAATTAAATAATAATTAACAGCCAGGATAAAGTTGTGATTTGCATTTCAATCACTTAACTCACCCTGGCTGTTTTTTTAATATTTTTCCCAAATAAAAAAGCAAGCCCGTTAAGAGCTTGCAAAAATGGTTGGTCTAACCATGTACAAAGACGAAATAAAGTATGAAGAGTACCATTAATACGTACATAATAGGATGTACTTCTTTATGACGTTTTGACATCAACATTGTAATTGGATAGAAAATGAATCCGCAAGCGATACCTGTTGCAATAGAGTAAGACAAAGGCATCATAATAATCGTAATAAACGCTGGAACTGCAAATTCGAATTTCTTCCAATCAATTTCCGCTAAGTTTCCTGCCATCAATACACCTACTACGATTAAAGCAGGCGCTGTGACTGCACTAGTGACCACAGCCATCAATGGACTGAAGAATAAGGCAAGTAAGAAACATAGACCAGTGACGATACTTGCAAAACCAGTACGTGCGCCAACTGCTACACCGGAAGTTGATTCAATGTATGAAGTTGTCGTTGTAGTACCGAAGATTGCACCAATAATTGTTGCGATAGAATCTGAAAACAACGCTCGACCAGCTCTAGGTAATTTGTTGTCTTTCATCATACCAGCTTGTGTTGCTACTGCTACTAATGTTCCAGCTGTATCGAAGAAATCAATAAATAAGAACGTTAAGATAACAATTAAAAATTGTACTGTAAAGAGTTGTGATGGATCTTTAAATGCATCAAACGCTGCGCCGAATGTTGGTGAAATGCTTGGTACTTTCCCTACTACTGCATGAGGCATTTGAATTAACCCAGTAATCAAACCGGCAACTGAAGTTAAAATCATACCTATAAAGATGGCACCAGGCAATTTCTTAGTATAAAGAATAACTGTTACCAAAATACCGAAGATGGCAAGTAATACTTTACCATCTGTTAAGTGTCCTAATGTTACAAGGGTAGAATCGTTATTTACAATAATACCTGAACCTTGCAAACCGACAAAGGTAATAAATAAACCAATACCTGCTGATACTGCCATCTTCATTTCATAAGGTATGGCATTGATAATGGTTTCTCGTAAACCAGTCATGGTAAGTACGGCAAAGAAGAGTCCGGAACAAAGCACTCCTGTTAAACCGATCTGCCATGGAATACCCATTGTTAATACTACGGTAAAGGCGAAGAAAGCGTTGAGCCCCATACCTGGTGCTAAGGCTATGGGGTACCTGGCGACAAGTCCCATGAAAACTGAACCGACAAATGCAGCAAGCGCAGTTGCTACGAATACTGCACCTTGATCCATTTTCATACTGTCTGGAATACCTTTAACGCCTGCCAAACTTAAAACTTGCGGGTTAACAGCTAATATATAAGCCATAGATAAAAAAGTTGTTAATCCGCCTAAAATCTCACGTCGATAATTTGTATGATACTTATCAAATTGGAAATATTTTTTCACTATGTATGCTCCTTCGTTAAAATACTCTCATATTTTAATACCAATTTATCTAAAACACAATGGTGATTGATGAAAAAACCAAACATTTTTAGAGAAAAATTAAAAAACACACTAATTTTACCTATGATTTTAACAATTATTCGAATCTATTGTTCGTCATAATCATCAAAGTGCCATTAGTGTGTTCACTCTTAATTGTGAAAATCAGAATTACAATTTCAAATTCTTCAATGCATCCTGGAATGGATTGTTATCTAATTCTTCTTTACCCATATATTTTTTCATTTCACGTTTGGAAACTTTATTTTTACCTTTATTTTTATGGCGTTTATCCATTTGTTCTTGTGTTTCAGAATGACCGCAAACGCAACGATAAGTTGCTTGTTTTCCTTTTCCGAATAAAGTCATCTTTTTATGGCAATTCGGGCAACGCGCATTTGTTTTACGTTGTACGTTCTTCTTAGTCTTACAAGATGGATCTTGGCATACAAGCATTTGACCATTTTTAGTTTTCACTTTAATCATAAATTTACCGCAAGTCGGACATTCGGTGCTGGTAAGATTGTCGTGCTTATATTTTTGTTCGCTTTCTTTAATTTCATTTACAATATCTTTTGTGAAAGCTTTCATCTCTTTCATAAAAGCACGTGAATCATATTTTCCTTTTTCAATTTGAGTAAGCTTTTCTTCCCACTCAGCTGTTAATAAAGGAGAAGTTAATTCTTTAGGCGCTAAATCCAGAATTTGACGCCCTTTAGAAGTAACTCTGATTTGTCCGCTTCTCGCCTCAATCGCATTCATATTAAACAATTTATCTATAATATCTGCACGTGTCGCCACAGTACCGATACCGCCTGTTTGTTTCAAGGTTTGAGAATGTTTATGATCTTTTAAATCAAAGAATTTTTGCGGATTTTCCATTGCTTTTAATAAAGAACCTTCATTAAAGTATGATGGCGGTGTCGTTTCATGGGCTTGAATATTAAAATGCTGAACAGAATGCTGTTTACCTTTATCAAATTTCGGCGTTTGATGTGCAGCTTCATGTGCACTTAGCGCTTTGAAACCTGGTTGTGTGGTTACTTTATCTTGGAATTCAAAGGTTTCCCCATCTATATTGCAGGTGACACTCACTGCATCATATTCATAAGGTGGCAGTAAGTTTTCAATAAACCGCTCTGCAATCATCATATAAATTTTTTGTTCACGCTGACTTAATGCATTCATATCGGGACGAATCTCGGTAGGAATAACCGCATGGTGATCTGAGACCTTTTGATTATTAATGATATGCATTTTCGGACTGAAATTCTTATTCACTAACGGACGGACTTGGTCTTTGTATTCTGTCGCTAGCAATGCTTGTAAACGCTCTTTGAAAGTATCGGTCATATCGTCAGTCAGATAATTAGAATCCGTCCTAGGATACGTAGCTAATTTATGACGTTCATATA
Coding sequences:
- the rplB gene encoding 50S ribosomal protein L2, whose amino-acid sequence is MALKHYKPITNGRRNMTSLDFAEITKTTPEKSLLQPLPKRAGRNNQGKLTVRHHGGGHKRQYRVIDFKRNKDGITAKVDSIQYDPNRSANIALLVYADGEKRYIIAPKGLQVGQVIENGEEADIKTGNALPLANIPVGTTIHNIELKPGRGGQIARSAGASAQVLGKEGKYVLVRLRSGEVRMILSTCRATVGQVGNIQHELVNVGKAGRSRWKGIRPTVRGSVMNPNDHPHGGGEGRAPIGRPSPMSPWGKPTLGKKTRRGKKSSDKLIVRGRKRK
- the rplD gene encoding 50S ribosomal protein L4; amino-acid sequence: MANYDVLKVDGSKAGSVELSDSVFAIEPNKDVLFEAINLQRASLRQGTHSVKNRSAVRGGGRKPWRQKGTGRARQGTIRAPQWRGGGIVFGPTPRSYSYKMPKKMRRLALRSALSFKVQENGFKVIDAFGLEAPKTKEFTNVLSNLELPKKVLVVTESEDVNVELSARNIPGVQITTVNGLNVLDITSADSVLITEAAAKKVEEVLG
- the rplP gene encoding 50S ribosomal protein L16, coding for MLLPKRVKYRRQHRPKTTGRSKGGNFVTFGEYGLQAITTSWITSRQIESARIAMTRYMKRGGKVWIKIFPHTPYTKKPLEVRMGAGKGAVEGWIAVVKPGRILFEVAGVPEEVAREALRLASHKLPVKTKFVKREELGGESNES
- a CDS encoding DNA topoisomerase III, translated to MKSLILAEKPSVARDIANAMHINQQRNGYFENNQYIVTWALGHLVTNATPEQYDKKFKEWNLAELPIIPNHMKTVVIPKTRKQFQTVKSLMLKDNVNEIIIATDAGREGELVARLILDKVHNKKPIKRLWISSITAKAIQKGFKHLKDGRAYLPLYRAALARSEADWIVGINATRALTTKYDAQLSLGRVQTPTIQLVQMRQDEIKNFRPTEYYTLEAKIAGQTFKLKSQHRIKDQQQLEQLVQRLKGHQAEITDVYSKHKKQYPAKLYSLTDLQQDAYQRYHMGAKETLNTLQSLYERHKLATYPRTDSNYLTDDMTDTFKERLQALLATEYKDQVRPLVNKNFSPKMHIINNQKVSDHHAVIPTEIRPDMNALSQREQKIYMMIAERFIENLLPPYEYDAVSVTCNIDGETFEFQDKVTTQPGFKALSAHEAAHQTPKFDKGKQHSVQHFNIQAHETTPPSYFNEGSLLKAMENPQKFFDLKDHKHSQTLKQTGGIGTVATRADIIDKLFNMNAIEARSGQIRVTSKGRQILDLAPKELTSPLLTAEWEEKLTQIEKGKYDSRAFMKEMKAFTKDIVNEIKESEQKYKHDNLTSTECPTCGKFMIKVKTKNGQMLVCQDPSCKTKKNVQRKTNARCPNCHKKMTLFGKGKQATYRCVCGHSETQEQMDKRHKNKGKNKVSKREMKKYMGKEELDNNPFQDALKNLKL
- the rplC gene encoding 50S ribosomal protein L3, whose protein sequence is MTKGILGRKIGMTQVFGENGDLIPVTVVEAGQNVVLQKKTEEIDGYNAIQVGFEDKQAYKKDSKSNKYANKPAEGHAKKAGTAPKRFIREFRNINVDEYEVGQEVSVDKFEAGDIIDVTGVSKGKGFQGNIKRHGHARGPMAHGSHFHRAPGSVGMASDASKVFKGHKMPGRMGGNTVTVQNLEVVQIDTENNVILVKGNVPGPKKGLVEIKTSIKKGNK
- the rpsS gene encoding 30S ribosomal protein S19; its protein translation is MARSIKKGPFVDNHLMKKVEAQEGNQKKTVIKTWSRRSTIFPNFIGITFAVYDGRKHVPVYVTEDMVGHKLGEFAPTRTFKGHAVDDKKTRR
- the rplV gene encoding 50S ribosomal protein L22; the encoded protein is MEAKAVARTIRIAPRKVRLVLDLIRGKNVGEAIAILKLTNKASSPVVEKLLMSALANAEHNYDMNTDELVVKEAYANEGPTLKRFRPRAQGRASAINKRTSHITIVVSDGKEEAKEA
- the rplN gene encoding 50S ribosomal protein L14, producing the protein MIQQETRLKVADNSGAREVLTIKVLGGSGRKTANIGDVIVCTVKNATPGGVVKKGEVVKAVVVRTKSGVRRKDGSYIKFDENACVVIRDDKSPRGTRIFGPVARELRDNNYMKIISLAPEVL
- the rplX gene encoding 50S ribosomal protein L24; translation: MHIKKGDNVIVISGKDKGKTGVVQATEPKKDRVVVEGVNIIKKHQKPTQFNPEGGILETEAPIHVSNVQLLDPKTNEPTRVGYKVVDGKKVRIAKKSGEEIKSNN
- the rpsC gene encoding 30S ribosomal protein S3 — its product is MGQKINPIGLRVGIIRDWDAKWYAEKDFSTLLHEDLRIRKFIDNELKEASVSHVEIERAANRINIAIHTGKPGMVIGKGGSEIEKLRNKLNKLTSKRVHINVIEIKKVDLDARLVAENIARQLENRASFRRVQKQAISRAMKLGALGVKTQVSGRLGGADIARAERYSEGTVPLHTLRADIDYAHAEADTTYGKLGVKVWIYRGEVLPTKNNSEGGK
- the rpmC gene encoding 50S ribosomal protein L29, translated to MKAKEIRDLTTSEIEEQIKSSKEELFNLRFQLATGQLEETARIRTVRKTIARLKTVAREREIEQNKANQ
- the rplW gene encoding 50S ribosomal protein L23 — translated: MEARDVLKRPVITEKSSEAMAEDKYTFDVDTRANKTQVKIAVEEIFDVKVDKVNIINYKPKKKRMGRYQGYTNKRRKAVVTLKEGSIDLFN
- a CDS encoding NCS2 family permease, which produces MKKYFQFDKYHTNYRREILGGLTTFLSMAYILAVNPQVLSLAGVKGIPDSMKMDQGAVFVATALAAFVGSVFMGLVARYPIALAPGMGLNAFFAFTVVLTMGIPWQIGLTGVLCSGLFFAVLTMTGLRETIINAIPYEMKMAVSAGIGLFITFVGLQGSGIIVNNDSTLVTLGHLTDGKVLLAIFGILVTVILYTKKLPGAIFIGMILTSVAGLITGLIQMPHAVVGKVPSISPTFGAAFDAFKDPSQLFTVQFLIVILTFLFIDFFDTAGTLVAVATQAGMMKDNKLPRAGRALFSDSIATIIGAIFGTTTTTSYIESTSGVAVGARTGFASIVTGLCFLLALFFSPLMAVVTSAVTAPALIVVGVLMAGNLAEIDWKKFEFAVPAFITIIMMPLSYSIATGIACGFIFYPITMLMSKRHKEVHPIMYVLMVLFILYFVFVHG
- the rpsJ gene encoding 30S ribosomal protein S10, producing MAKQKIRIRLKAYDHRVIDQSAEKIVETAKRSGADVSGPIPLPTEKSVYTIIRAVHKYKDSREQFEQRTHKRLIDIVNPTPKTVDALMGLNLPSGVDIEIKL
- the rpsQ gene encoding 30S ribosomal protein S17 gives rise to the protein MSERNDRKVYVGRVVSDKMDKTITVLVETYKTHKLYGKRVKYSKKYKTHDENNSAKLGDIVKIQETRPLSATKRFRLVEIVEESVII